The genomic stretch ACACGGCTCCGGTAACTTCGGAATACGTGGTTACGGGAGGTCCCCCCACTAATCCTGCGAAAACGCAGGCAAGACCATCACCTAGTAGTGTACGATGTAAGCCGGGGTTTTTCACGAAATCCTTACCGGCAACACTGTTCACCGCATAGACATCCCCGATGTGTTCGATCACGGGAGCGATGGCTGCAGGAACCATATAGATAATGGCTGCCCAAGAGAAATCGGGTGTCACGAACTGGGGAAGGGCAAACCAGGCGGCTTCTTTGATCGGGGCAGTGTCCACGTTATAGAATAAAAGTGCTACGAGATATCCGACAATGATTCCGCAGAATATAGGGATTAATTTTAACAGTCCCCTGCCTTTCAGAGAGACGATGACAGCAGTGATTAGGGAGATAAGGGCCAATACCCAGTTCTCGCTTGCCATTTTTACCCCGGAGCCTGCCAGGGAAAGCCCGATTAATATGATTACCGGACCGATGACGATCGGGGGAAATAGTTTCTTGATAAAGTCGGTGCCTCGTAATTTTACCAACAGGCTCATAAGTCCGTAGACCGCACCCACGGCAACCATTCCGGAGAGGGCTCCGGCCATACCGTACAATTCACTGGCTTTGATGATTGGGGCGATGAATGCGAAACTACTTCCGAGGAAGATGGGAACGATGCCTTTCGTCACAAGATGGAAAATTAATGTTCCGATTCCTGCTGTCAGAAGTGCTGTCGATGGATCCAAGCCTACGAGTAGGGGGACGAGTACTGTTGAACCGAAAGCAACGAAAAGAAATTGTACCCCGATAACTCCTTTTTGGAAGGCTGAAAGGTGATTCGCATCCATGATTATGTATATTCAGATGATTTGACAAACTGAACAAAGGTAGTTATTTGGCGGTGATTTTCAAAAAAAGCCTTACTTTTGTGGTTAAATGTTTGTATTTAAAACAAGAGCTATGATAAAATCAATGACCGGTTTCGGTAAAGCAACAGTGGACTGCGGGACAAAGAAAGTGATCGTGGAGGTAAAAAGTCTGAATTCAAAACAATTGGATATTAATTTGAGAACTCCAAGTATTTACAAAGAGAAGGATATTGAGATCCGGAATATGATAAAGAACGTTCTGGAGCGCGGGAAGGTGGACGTGTATATCTATTTTGATAACGCGGAGGACGAGAAGGATGTTGCCGTAAACCAATCGGTTGTGAAACAATATTATAACCAGATGCTGGAAGTTGCCGGTTCGCTGGGAGTAGAAATCAACAAGAGTGAGTTGTTGCAAACCATCATGCGTTTCCCCGATACGATGCAAGCCAAGATGGAGGAGTTAGATGAAGAAGGTTGGAATTGCTTGAAAAGTGCTATCGAGAAAGCGTTGGCGGACGTTGACGCTTTCCGTATTCAAGAGGGTAAAGTTTTGATTGCAGATATTTTGAAACGGATTGAGTTGATCAAAAGTTTATCTGGTGAAGTACCCCAATTCGAGAAACAACGAGTGGTTACCATCAAGCAACGCTTGCAAGACAAGATGAAGGAGTGGGGAGAGATCAAAAATATTGACGAGAACAGGTTAGAGCAGGAAATTATCTATTATTTGGAAAAACTGGATATTACGGAAGAGAAAGTTCGTTTGGCAAATCATTGTAAATATTTTGTCGAGACTGTGGAGAAAGAAGAGGCCCCGGGACGTAAACTCGGATTCATCGCCCAAGAAATCGGTCGCGAAATCAATACCATGGGTTCCAAAGCCAATGATCATGACATCCAGAAACTGGTTGTTCGCATGAAAGATGAACTTGAAAAGATAAAGGAGCAAAGCCTCAATGTTTTGTAACTTGTTACAAAACATTGAAACTAAAAGATAAAAGCTAATAACTAAAAGTTGAAAATTGAAAAGAGCATTCGGTCTCATTTTCAATTTTCAATTTTCAATTTTCAATT from Butyricimonas virosa encodes the following:
- a CDS encoding uracil-xanthine permease family protein; its protein translation is MDANHLSAFQKGVIGVQFLFVAFGSTVLVPLLVGLDPSTALLTAGIGTLIFHLVTKGIVPIFLGSSFAFIAPIIKASELYGMAGALSGMVAVGAVYGLMSLLVKLRGTDFIKKLFPPIVIGPVIILIGLSLAGSGVKMASENWVLALISLITAVIVSLKGRGLLKLIPIFCGIIVGYLVALLFYNVDTAPIKEAAWFALPQFVTPDFSWAAIIYMVPAAIAPVIEHIGDVYAVNSVAGKDFVKNPGLHRTLLGDGLACVFAGLVGGPPVTTYSEVTGAVSLTKVTNPAVIRIAAVTGIVFSVFGKISALLKSIPASVLGGIMLLLFGTIASLGMSNLIQNKVDLSNTRNMIIVSLILTFGIGGAAFEWGNFSMSGIGLAALLGVILNLILPTKESKA
- a CDS encoding YicC/YloC family endoribonuclease, giving the protein MIKSMTGFGKATVDCGTKKVIVEVKSLNSKQLDINLRTPSIYKEKDIEIRNMIKNVLERGKVDVYIYFDNAEDEKDVAVNQSVVKQYYNQMLEVAGSLGVEINKSELLQTIMRFPDTMQAKMEELDEEGWNCLKSAIEKALADVDAFRIQEGKVLIADILKRIELIKSLSGEVPQFEKQRVVTIKQRLQDKMKEWGEIKNIDENRLEQEIIYYLEKLDITEEKVRLANHCKYFVETVEKEEAPGRKLGFIAQEIGREINTMGSKANDHDIQKLVVRMKDELEKIKEQSLNVL